Proteins encoded together in one Pontiella desulfatans window:
- a CDS encoding PD-(D/E)XK nuclease family protein, which produces MSGELIVFPTELALRRFQQEQAIGQGWVDASRHTTFARLRRLCLPYANIKGRPMDSAGQLLMRRQVVDTAIGHFHGQGALGELSASALGDVLDQLVTELAALPGETMRIIEWLLDHHRKHKLYQLGTLISVWRASIKQEGLADPLDVNLAIVKLLRGNRQNWPPQLRNCNKLTFRSVRWFNPFEESCVAALNQKLKVEVESALPPAHAEAAADRLGQRIRSEIMAAPWAIWAEDLGDALAVDSPDILQLADSCRIDFSRSAGTYGEIEDLARRICWNLQNQDVAPNRMALVVPNIGAVQDIVPHVFGRFRIPYYFRRGRPVLSSPVVKAFLSWLAFPLRPERDALIDLVRNPAIKFEGREETVEKLLKIPPLLDAGQTGKSAPHVEQAKGSAKGSVLYFNVFGGKHYFIGLTPNVTGRQAVELLRERIVEPEDHFNAEALEAVVHALEGFGNQSMPLHVLVDLLEELLEDATIRPRDSHEQGVWIINPHDAVGLDFDLVLFSGLNDGEFPGVPRQDALLSDAERHGLRTHLEERGRHLPKMALPKADVLFEQQSVLFLTALGMARQQLVFSYQSVDQEGNEKGAGEYYRKLWNLAGWCAKDRIELSPYDHWRMGLLDSGNVFENHFNAQRNTPAEDREPMPGESFLPIVPLPLCRAGDEALQAAVSGATSSSCPRAVGVEPDPPIVLKHVVSMLKIEAEREAFLETPLGEREPSVYAGHVGALKEQVAAWFERKEEMGPTALETLAQCRYVFLLEKIFGIRDPRVADDMPDPMDRGGLIHSILHTIYNAIALGQSGIDAPRYWAVKTDKGWMRRAEDGLGAIPMAVFVPDRLVEYEAFARKIANQEMDGKELGHPGVWAAERQKIMEMVLNFVRYDVETCSTENRFPALFEQRFHGDTAVDLGEVKLKGVIDRVDLLFSETGELARIRVLDYKGSSRSRGKQEEYIDEILRNLDCQLPVYAFAAQQHLFGGFNTEELNGWVEAGYLFYEREAAKIAASLKKSLVPMDEEGLVPGFLATLYGNIQKLKEGDFAVDPLIAGYNDYVSVCRTDAVERDELD; this is translated from the coding sequence ATGAGTGGGGAACTGATTGTTTTCCCGACCGAGCTGGCACTTCGGCGTTTCCAGCAGGAACAGGCGATCGGGCAGGGGTGGGTCGATGCCTCGCGCCACACCACCTTTGCCCGTTTGCGGCGGCTCTGCCTTCCCTATGCAAACATCAAGGGGCGGCCCATGGATTCCGCCGGCCAATTGCTCATGCGACGCCAGGTGGTGGATACCGCCATTGGCCATTTTCATGGACAGGGTGCCCTCGGTGAATTGTCGGCCAGCGCACTGGGCGATGTGCTCGACCAGCTCGTGACCGAGCTGGCCGCTTTGCCCGGCGAAACCATGCGGATCATCGAGTGGTTGCTCGACCACCACCGCAAACACAAGCTCTACCAGTTGGGGACGTTGATTAGCGTCTGGCGCGCCTCCATCAAGCAGGAGGGGCTTGCCGATCCGCTGGATGTGAATCTGGCCATCGTGAAATTGCTGCGGGGCAATCGCCAAAACTGGCCGCCGCAACTGCGCAACTGCAACAAACTCACCTTCAGGTCGGTACGTTGGTTCAATCCGTTTGAGGAGTCGTGTGTTGCCGCATTGAACCAAAAGCTGAAGGTGGAGGTTGAATCCGCGTTGCCGCCCGCCCATGCCGAAGCGGCGGCGGATCGACTCGGCCAGCGGATCCGTTCTGAAATCATGGCCGCACCCTGGGCCATCTGGGCCGAGGATCTTGGCGATGCCTTGGCGGTCGACAGTCCCGACATCCTCCAGCTGGCCGATTCTTGCCGCATCGATTTTTCACGCTCGGCCGGAACTTATGGCGAGATCGAGGATCTTGCCCGACGCATTTGCTGGAACCTGCAAAACCAGGATGTTGCCCCCAATCGCATGGCCTTGGTGGTTCCCAATATCGGAGCCGTGCAGGACATTGTTCCACACGTCTTCGGCCGGTTCCGAATCCCTTACTATTTTCGCCGGGGCCGCCCGGTTCTTTCGTCGCCGGTGGTCAAGGCGTTCCTCTCCTGGCTCGCCTTCCCCCTGCGCCCCGAGCGCGACGCCCTCATCGATCTCGTTCGCAATCCGGCCATCAAGTTCGAAGGGCGGGAAGAGACCGTTGAAAAACTTCTCAAAATACCGCCCCTGCTGGACGCTGGGCAGACTGGAAAGTCTGCCCCACATGTGGAGCAGGCAAAGGGGTCGGCAAAGGGGTCGGTCTTATATTTTAATGTTTTTGGTGGAAAACATTATTTTATAGGACTGACCCCTAATGTGACAGGTCGGCAGGCGGTAGAGCTGCTTCGGGAGCGGATCGTTGAGCCGGAGGATCATTTTAATGCGGAGGCGCTGGAGGCGGTGGTCCATGCGCTTGAGGGTTTTGGCAACCAGTCCATGCCGTTGCATGTGCTGGTCGATCTTTTAGAGGAGCTGCTGGAAGATGCCACCATCCGGCCGCGCGACAGCCATGAGCAGGGTGTCTGGATCATCAATCCGCACGATGCGGTCGGGTTGGATTTTGACCTGGTTCTGTTTTCCGGGCTGAATGATGGGGAGTTTCCCGGGGTTCCCCGGCAGGACGCGCTGTTGAGCGATGCAGAACGCCATGGGCTGCGCACCCATTTGGAAGAGCGGGGACGTCATTTGCCAAAGATGGCCTTGCCCAAGGCCGATGTCCTGTTCGAGCAACAGTCCGTCCTCTTCCTCACCGCGTTGGGCATGGCGCGCCAGCAGCTGGTTTTCTCCTATCAGTCGGTCGACCAGGAGGGGAATGAAAAGGGGGCGGGTGAATACTATCGCAAGCTCTGGAACCTCGCGGGCTGGTGCGCGAAGGACCGTATTGAGTTGAGCCCCTATGACCACTGGCGCATGGGCCTGCTGGATTCGGGCAACGTTTTTGAAAACCATTTCAATGCCCAGCGGAACACCCCCGCCGAGGATCGCGAACCGATGCCCGGCGAGTCGTTCCTGCCCATCGTTCCGTTGCCGTTGTGCCGGGCAGGGGATGAAGCATTGCAGGCGGCGGTGAGTGGAGCGACGAGTTCCTCCTGCCCCCGCGCGGTCGGGGTGGAACCCGACCCTCCAATCGTTCTAAAGCACGTGGTTTCCATGCTCAAGATCGAAGCCGAACGTGAAGCTTTCCTGGAAACACCACTGGGTGAGCGGGAGCCTTCCGTCTACGCCGGCCATGTCGGAGCCCTGAAGGAGCAAGTGGCCGCCTGGTTCGAGCGCAAGGAGGAGATGGGCCCGACGGCGTTGGAAACGCTGGCGCAATGCCGCTATGTCTTCCTGCTGGAGAAGATCTTCGGCATCCGCGATCCGCGTGTGGCCGACGATATGCCCGATCCCATGGATCGCGGCGGTTTGATCCATTCCATCCTGCACACGATCTACAACGCCATTGCCCTCGGGCAGTCCGGCATCGATGCGCCGCGCTATTGGGCGGTGAAGACCGACAAGGGCTGGATGAGGCGGGCGGAGGATGGCTTGGGTGCAATTCCGATGGCTGTGTTTGTTCCGGATCGTCTGGTGGAGTATGAAGCCTTTGCGCGGAAGATTGCGAATCAGGAAATGGACGGGAAGGAGCTCGGGCATCCGGGCGTCTGGGCAGCGGAGCGCCAGAAGATTATGGAGATGGTGCTCAACTTCGTGCGCTACGATGTCGAGACCTGCTCCACCGAAAACCGTTTCCCTGCCTTGTTCGAGCAACGGTTCCATGGGGATACCGCCGTTGATCTGGGCGAGGTGAAGCTGAAGGGGGTAATCGATCGGGTGGATCTGCTCTTTTCCGAGACCGGGGAGCTGGCAAGAATCCGGGTGCTCGACTACAAGGGTTCCAGCCGGTCGCGCGGCAAGCAGGAGGAATACATCGACGAAATCCTGCGCAACCTCGATTGCCAGTTGCCGGTCTATGCCTTCGCCGCCCAGCAACACCTCTTCGGTGGATTCAACACGGAAGAGCTGAACGGATGGGTGGAGGCCGGCTATCTCTTCTACGAGCGCGAGGCGGCCAAGATTGCTGCTTCGCTGAAGAAAAGCCTGGTGCCGATGGATGAGGAGGGGTTGGTGCCCGGATTCCTCGCAACGCTATATGGAAACATCCAGAAGCTGAAAGAGGGCGATTTCGCTGTCGATCCGCTGATCGCCGGCTATAATGACTATGTTTCGGTTTGCCGTACCGATGCGGTGGAGCGGGATGAGCTAGATTAA
- a CDS encoding MBL fold metallo-hydrolase RNA specificity domain-containing protein produces MEIKLNFFGAAKNVTGSCYFLEANGFRLLVDCGLYQERDLKPRNWADFPVPANTIDAVLLTHAHLDHCGRLPKLVKEGFKGTVYATSATAEIANIIMLDSAHIQEEDIKHKQRRHEKSGKKSPFPYEPLYTTEDSEKAYTLFNKVKYNAKVPIGEGITAEFREAGHVFGSSSIRLEVEQGGEKRTIVFSGDVGRWDLPIMRDPFQFEHADYVLIESTYGDRVHGEVADIPSELERIIKETHAAGGNIVIPSFALERTQELLYHLNNLLKEDRIPHLLAFVDSPMAIKITEVFKKHPELFDEETLAQMKAGEQPCNFPGLTMSRTVDQSKSINHIKGTAIIIAGSGMCTGGRIKHHIKNNIGRPESTILFVGYQAFGTLGRRLLEKPETVRLFGEEHLVKARIERISGFSAHADQNELYRWISSIQEAPRNVFITHGEEEQAEAFKTFLSEKTGWSCSVPGFEQEVILD; encoded by the coding sequence ATGGAGATTAAACTCAACTTTTTCGGCGCGGCAAAAAACGTTACAGGTTCCTGCTACTTTCTTGAGGCCAATGGCTTCCGCCTGCTGGTCGATTGCGGTCTCTACCAGGAACGCGATCTCAAGCCGCGCAACTGGGCCGACTTCCCCGTTCCGGCCAACACGATCGATGCCGTTTTGCTGACGCACGCCCACCTCGACCACTGCGGTCGATTGCCGAAGCTGGTGAAAGAAGGATTCAAGGGTACGGTCTACGCCACCTCCGCCACGGCCGAGATTGCAAACATTATCATGCTCGACTCCGCGCATATCCAGGAAGAAGACATCAAGCACAAGCAGCGCCGGCATGAAAAGTCCGGCAAGAAGAGTCCCTTCCCCTACGAGCCGCTCTACACCACGGAGGATTCCGAGAAAGCCTACACCCTGTTCAATAAGGTGAAATACAACGCCAAGGTGCCGATCGGCGAAGGCATTACGGCCGAGTTCCGTGAAGCCGGGCATGTGTTTGGTTCGTCTTCCATTCGTCTCGAGGTGGAGCAGGGGGGCGAAAAGCGAACCATCGTCTTCTCGGGGGATGTCGGTCGTTGGGATTTGCCGATCATGCGCGATCCGTTCCAGTTCGAGCATGCCGACTATGTCTTGATCGAATCCACCTATGGCGACCGGGTGCACGGCGAAGTGGCCGACATTCCCAGCGAGCTGGAGCGCATCATCAAGGAGACCCACGCGGCCGGCGGCAATATTGTGATTCCCAGCTTTGCGTTGGAGCGGACGCAGGAGCTGCTCTACCACCTCAACAACCTGCTCAAGGAAGACCGCATTCCGCACCTGCTCGCCTTTGTCGATAGCCCGATGGCGATCAAGATCACCGAGGTGTTCAAGAAGCATCCGGAGCTGTTCGATGAAGAGACGCTTGCCCAGATGAAAGCCGGCGAGCAACCCTGCAATTTCCCCGGGCTCACCATGTCGCGCACCGTCGACCAGTCCAAATCGATCAACCACATCAAGGGTACGGCGATCATCATCGCCGGCTCCGGCATGTGCACCGGTGGGCGCATCAAGCACCACATCAAGAACAACATCGGTCGTCCAGAAAGCACCATCCTGTTCGTGGGCTACCAGGCCTTCGGCACCTTGGGGCGCCGTCTCCTGGAGAAGCCCGAAACCGTCCGCCTCTTCGGCGAGGAGCATTTGGTGAAGGCGCGCATCGAGCGTATCTCCGGCTTCTCGGCGCATGCCGACCAGAACGAACTCTACCGATGGATCTCCTCCATCCAAGAAGCGCCCCGCAACGTGTTCATCACCCACGGCGAAGAGGAGCAGGCCGAGGCGTTCAAAACCTTCCTATCCGAAAAGACCGGTTGGAGCTGCTCCGTTCCCGGCTTCGAACAGGAAGTGATTCTGGATTAA
- a CDS encoding alpha/beta fold hydrolase, which translates to MFYKTYGKGQRLYLAFHGWAGDHREFAAIAARLPDDACWVSVDLPGYGDSPAPPAWNIEAITEQLSFELSDLLDKHDDITLVGFCSGVVLGIELARKRPNSIKRMVMIDPFAFLPWYFKIFTLGEFGRRAYASTFMSPAGRKITDSILSSMQTSDADFTGAFVEADHELIQNYLRLFATLNGRQVFSGFEIDVEIALGEKTFGAVKKSVRQIQEQWPDARVHELSRTGHLPLVKGARKLRRIIFGG; encoded by the coding sequence ATGTTCTATAAGACCTATGGAAAAGGCCAACGGCTCTATCTAGCGTTCCATGGATGGGCAGGCGACCACCGTGAATTCGCAGCCATTGCGGCTCGACTTCCGGATGATGCCTGCTGGGTCAGCGTAGACCTACCGGGTTACGGCGACTCCCCCGCGCCGCCGGCCTGGAATATCGAAGCGATAACCGAACAGCTTAGCTTCGAACTCTCGGATCTGCTGGATAAGCATGATGACATTACACTCGTGGGATTTTGCAGCGGCGTCGTTCTCGGCATTGAACTGGCAAGAAAACGACCGAATTCGATCAAACGGATGGTCATGATCGACCCCTTCGCATTCCTGCCTTGGTACTTCAAGATTTTTACGTTAGGGGAGTTCGGAAGACGCGCCTATGCATCCACCTTCATGAGTCCCGCAGGCCGCAAAATCACAGACAGCATACTTTCCTCGATGCAGACGTCGGATGCCGACTTTACCGGAGCATTCGTAGAGGCTGACCACGAGCTGATCCAAAACTACCTCAGGCTGTTTGCAACACTGAACGGGAGGCAGGTCTTCTCGGGTTTTGAGATCGATGTGGAAATTGCCCTGGGTGAAAAAACCTTTGGAGCCGTCAAGAAATCGGTTAGGCAGATCCAGGAACAGTGGCCGGATGCCCGCGTCCATGAACTTTCACGAACGGGGCACCTGCCCCTCGTCAAAGGGGCTCGGAAACTCCGCCGAATCATTTTCGGCGGATGA
- a CDS encoding phytoene desaturase family protein, protein MNKPTTEQRALVVGGGLGGLSAAIHLQLKGFHVTLLEKNKTLGGRANRIEAEGFRFDTGPSLLNYPWVFEELFEAAGKKMTDYMQLIPVDPSITFHWPDQTSFTLSSQITKLVSECEKIETGVSAKLFAFLSDAECKYRFSFDKLVLTNEDNPLKWVLSLKPRELAKMGVWHSLHKELGRFFKSPYLREAFGSYAMYLGGSPWALPGLFSILPYGELAYGLWLPKGGIYGMVEALQKLATDVGVQLRTECAVQSISTHGKKVTGVVTEDGTTIDCPIVVSNVDVPQTQAELLDAPAYKKQKTPRMTCGVVTLYWGLRHKDTGLPHHSIFLPSDSRTSFGQLMDEETIPDELPFYICLASETEPSMAPKGQTSAFVLAPVPLISKWGEDWEPAVKLIKERVFDRLKHHGTNLGEEDILVERVWTPVEWRDQFGLFDGSAFGAAHHLFEVGPFRAKNYDTQIRGLYYVGASTTPGTGMPMVILGGKMTAERVCSHVL, encoded by the coding sequence ATGAATAAACCAACCACAGAGCAACGGGCATTGGTTGTTGGCGGAGGGCTGGGCGGACTGAGTGCGGCCATACACCTACAGCTCAAGGGCTTTCATGTGACCTTGCTGGAAAAAAACAAGACGCTTGGAGGAAGAGCCAACCGGATTGAAGCAGAAGGATTCCGTTTTGATACGGGCCCCTCTCTATTGAACTACCCATGGGTCTTCGAAGAACTGTTCGAAGCCGCCGGCAAAAAGATGACCGACTACATGCAGTTGATCCCCGTGGATCCATCCATCACCTTTCACTGGCCGGATCAAACTTCGTTCACTCTTTCCTCCCAGATCACGAAGCTCGTGAGTGAATGCGAAAAAATTGAGACGGGTGTTTCCGCCAAGCTTTTCGCCTTCCTTAGCGATGCCGAATGCAAGTACCGCTTTTCCTTCGACAAGCTCGTCTTAACGAATGAAGACAACCCCTTGAAATGGGTGCTCAGCCTAAAGCCCCGCGAACTGGCAAAAATGGGAGTGTGGCATTCGCTCCACAAAGAGCTCGGGCGCTTTTTTAAAAGCCCGTACCTGCGCGAGGCTTTCGGCTCCTATGCCATGTATCTCGGCGGTTCCCCATGGGCGCTGCCCGGTCTTTTTTCCATTCTTCCATATGGGGAACTCGCCTATGGACTCTGGCTTCCCAAAGGCGGCATTTACGGCATGGTCGAAGCCCTGCAAAAACTAGCGACCGACGTTGGCGTCCAACTCCGAACCGAATGCGCAGTTCAATCCATTTCAACCCATGGAAAAAAGGTGACCGGCGTCGTAACCGAAGACGGAACCACCATCGACTGTCCGATTGTTGTCTCCAATGTCGACGTTCCGCAAACACAGGCCGAACTGCTCGATGCGCCTGCCTATAAGAAACAAAAAACACCCAGAATGACGTGTGGCGTGGTGACGCTTTATTGGGGGTTGCGGCACAAGGATACGGGGCTTCCGCATCACTCCATCTTTCTTCCCAGCGACAGCCGGACGAGCTTCGGGCAGCTCATGGACGAAGAAACCATTCCCGATGAACTACCCTTCTATATATGCCTTGCTTCCGAAACCGAACCTTCGATGGCTCCCAAAGGACAAACCAGTGCTTTTGTCCTGGCACCTGTCCCTCTGATTTCCAAATGGGGTGAGGATTGGGAACCGGCCGTGAAGCTGATCAAGGAACGTGTGTTTGACCGTCTAAAGCATCACGGAACAAATCTCGGGGAGGAAGATATCCTTGTTGAACGGGTTTGGACCCCAGTCGAATGGCGAGATCAGTTCGGGCTTTTCGACGGATCGGCTTTTGGAGCTGCCCACCACCTGTTTGAAGTGGGCCCTTTTCGAGCCAAAAACTATGACACACAAATCAGGGGACTCTATTATGTCGGCGCCAGCACAACCCCCGGAACCGGGATGCCCATGGTGATCCTCGGCGGAAAAATGACCGCGGAAAGAGTTTGTTCCCATGTTCTATAA
- a CDS encoding phytoene/squalene synthase family protein gives MRHYTTGFFIVSRFLPKVKRDDVELIYAAVRYPDEVVDTFKISDDHKKKLLAEWRNGYRAALKPGGILPALGGDVPPFVAAFSDLVQRHEIPVEYYESFLDAMEFDIAPRPFDSLEDLIGGYIYGSAIVVGYFLTHVYGACAPDAFDDAMQSARDLGIGLQLTNFLRDIQDDARRGRVYLPTDILEAHGISAFNPSDEQQQEQLRPVVKEMTQLADGYYEKSFQTLNAFHPDSRIAIKACIDVYRMLNTRIADSGLGIHHRESVPLVEKLKPLPTSKFWRIPLAYLLP, from the coding sequence ATGCGGCATTACACTACGGGGTTTTTCATCGTCAGCCGCTTCCTTCCCAAGGTTAAACGCGATGACGTAGAATTAATCTATGCCGCTGTCCGCTATCCGGATGAAGTTGTTGACACGTTTAAGATTTCGGATGACCATAAGAAGAAGCTGCTGGCCGAGTGGCGGAACGGATATAGGGCGGCCCTCAAACCAGGGGGCATTCTCCCGGCACTTGGTGGAGACGTTCCCCCGTTTGTTGCGGCATTTTCCGATTTGGTTCAACGGCACGAAATCCCCGTCGAATATTACGAATCATTCCTAGACGCCATGGAGTTCGATATTGCCCCCCGGCCATTCGACTCCCTGGAGGATTTGATCGGGGGGTATATTTACGGCAGCGCCATTGTGGTGGGCTATTTCCTGACGCATGTATACGGCGCATGCGCCCCGGATGCATTCGATGACGCCATGCAAAGTGCCCGGGATCTGGGCATCGGCCTTCAACTGACCAACTTTCTGAGGGACATCCAGGATGACGCCCGGCGAGGCAGGGTCTATCTTCCGACCGACATTCTGGAGGCGCACGGAATTTCCGCATTCAACCCATCGGATGAACAACAGCAGGAACAGCTGCGCCCTGTGGTGAAGGAAATGACGCAATTGGCTGATGGCTATTATGAAAAATCCTTCCAAACCCTCAACGCATTCCACCCCGACAGCCGCATTGCCATCAAGGCCTGCATCGATGTCTACCGCATGTTGAACACGCGCATTGCAGACAGCGGATTGGGCATACATCATCGAGAGAGCGTACCGCTGGTGGAAAAACTAAAGCCGCTTCCCACCAGTAAGTTCTGGCGCATTCCCTTGGCCTATCTGCTCCCCTGA
- a CDS encoding TlpA family protein disulfide reductase, whose translation MLTLFSLQAVSGEEQAERVSTHSFKVNDFVLSNQYKKNMPQSFPKEIISIFALADRKGSDQLEDWITPFYKRYGERVDICGVANMKGLPKMLRPMLRGIFKKSIEYPVMMDWTGATCEAFKYTAGVADIFIVDRNGLVVHRIRGEANEQKLKDCYAVIDRLIKEKDAEAAAEENAQSQGKDPQAPESTSDAPMQES comes from the coding sequence ATGCTTACACTTTTTTCCCTGCAAGCCGTATCCGGAGAGGAGCAGGCGGAACGTGTTTCAACGCATTCTTTCAAGGTGAACGATTTCGTGTTGAGCAACCAATATAAGAAGAACATGCCCCAGTCGTTTCCCAAGGAAATCATCAGCATTTTTGCGTTGGCCGATCGAAAAGGATCGGATCAGCTCGAAGATTGGATCACCCCGTTTTACAAGCGCTATGGGGAACGGGTGGATATCTGCGGGGTGGCCAACATGAAAGGCTTGCCGAAGATGCTTCGGCCGATGCTCCGGGGTATCTTCAAAAAATCCATTGAATATCCCGTTATGATGGATTGGACGGGGGCGACTTGCGAAGCATTTAAATACACGGCGGGCGTGGCCGATATTTTTATAGTCGATAGGAATGGTCTGGTGGTTCACCGGATCAGGGGCGAGGCCAACGAGCAAAAGCTGAAGGACTGCTATGCCGTAATCGACCGGCTCATAAAGGAGAAAGATGCCGAAGCCGCTGCAGAAGAAAATGCCCAATCGCAAGGCAAAGACCCGCAAGCGCCGGAATCCACATCTGATGCACCCATGCAAGAATCGTGA
- a CDS encoding carotenoid biosynthesis protein: MNNKLTIPIRRFPALFYALLWIGGVFSYVIWGAPPENVTWTAPAFLWLAALLALMAVPAKERIVLAGCALGGFLVEVSGVHTGFPFGGYSYTDVLYPLVAGTPVAMGAAWVILLAYCRHLGSALPLNRIAAAAVGACWMVLIDLVIDPLAAGPLAYWTWDHPHGYYGVPWSNFGGWWITAFMLLAFYPAPEKQAPPVLRVGLSTVLFFTILAWVHQMWIPALAGLCLAIGHFLLQRLRHLSPL, from the coding sequence ATGAACAATAAACTAACCATTCCGATTCGACGGTTTCCTGCCTTATTCTACGCCCTGCTTTGGATTGGTGGCGTGTTCAGCTATGTGATCTGGGGCGCCCCACCGGAAAACGTAACCTGGACGGCTCCGGCATTCCTTTGGCTGGCCGCGCTGCTCGCGCTGATGGCGGTTCCCGCAAAAGAGCGGATCGTGCTGGCCGGATGCGCGCTCGGGGGCTTCCTGGTTGAAGTGTCGGGCGTGCACACCGGCTTCCCGTTCGGAGGCTATTCCTATACGGATGTGCTTTATCCACTCGTTGCGGGAACGCCGGTCGCGATGGGCGCCGCGTGGGTGATCCTGCTGGCCTACTGCCGTCATCTGGGTTCGGCGCTTCCCCTCAACCGCATAGCCGCCGCTGCCGTGGGCGCCTGCTGGATGGTGTTGATCGACCTCGTCATTGACCCACTGGCAGCGGGGCCCTTGGCCTATTGGACGTGGGACCATCCGCACGGATACTATGGCGTTCCATGGAGTAACTTTGGCGGGTGGTGGATCACGGCCTTCATGCTACTCGCGTTTTATCCTGCACCGGAGAAGCAAGCCCCTCCGGTTTTACGGGTTGGCCTGAGTACGGTGCTGTTCTTCACGATTCTTGCATGGGTGCATCAGATGTGGATTCCGGCGCTTGCGGGTCTTTGCCTTGCGATTGGGCATTTTCTTCTGCAGCGGCTTCGGCATCTTTCTCCTTTATGA
- a CDS encoding phytoene desaturase family protein, with protein sequence MSKKKTAVVIGAGLGGMALALRLASQGWRVVIAERSGTPGGKMNRWTTEGYTFDTGPSLITMPEVFQELYHSIGTDMRDHVELMALTRQVHYTFDDGTTCCQSASLPEWLDTVRALEGQTDGFMKYMELGARLHEISKATFFARSTLEPPGKETKGVLSNMPLLRGWGNYHKEMCHFIKNPYLRMIFDRYMTYVGSSPYQAPGTLCVVPYVEYAQGGWHVRGGLYEIIRSFLNLMESMDIELHLNAPVAKILHEGKTVKGIRLEGGECITADTVIMNGDTANAGKLLGAEGYRSCPPEQRSLSGLIFLFALRNRHPDWHHHQVLFSKNYQHEFAQLFDEHVFPDDPTIYVNMPSITDRSLTPGDGEVMFVMANAPANDRLKWDASATEAAKQRVLKRLKSSGFPEFEHEIVASDAWTPERLQCTYDMPGGAIYGRNSHGKKNAFVRPFNKDLRYQGLYYVGGSTHPGGGTPTVLMSARITANLIKKHEQ encoded by the coding sequence ATGAGCAAAAAAAAGACAGCGGTTGTGATCGGGGCAGGCTTGGGCGGAATGGCGCTGGCGCTTCGCCTGGCCAGCCAAGGCTGGCGTGTGGTCATCGCGGAACGTTCCGGAACGCCCGGCGGAAAAATGAACCGATGGACGACCGAGGGCTACACCTTCGATACGGGGCCATCGCTCATCACCATGCCGGAGGTCTTCCAGGAGCTTTACCATTCCATCGGAACCGACATGCGCGACCATGTGGAACTGATGGCGTTGACGCGACAGGTGCACTACACGTTTGACGACGGGACAACCTGCTGCCAATCGGCCTCCCTGCCGGAATGGCTGGATACGGTGAGGGCACTGGAAGGCCAGACCGATGGTTTCATGAAATACATGGAGCTCGGAGCCCGCTTGCATGAAATATCCAAGGCCACCTTCTTTGCGCGAAGCACCCTCGAGCCCCCGGGCAAGGAAACAAAAGGCGTACTGTCGAACATGCCCCTGCTGCGCGGATGGGGCAACTACCACAAGGAGATGTGCCACTTTATCAAGAACCCCTACCTGAGAATGATATTCGACCGCTACATGACCTATGTCGGATCCTCTCCATACCAAGCGCCGGGCACCCTGTGCGTGGTGCCCTATGTGGAATATGCCCAGGGAGGCTGGCATGTCCGCGGCGGACTCTACGAGATCATCCGCTCCTTTTTGAACCTCATGGAATCGATGGACATTGAGCTTCACTTGAACGCCCCCGTAGCAAAGATCCTGCATGAGGGAAAGACCGTGAAGGGCATCCGTCTGGAAGGCGGGGAATGCATTACGGCGGATACCGTCATCATGAATGGAGACACGGCGAACGCGGGCAAATTGCTGGGAGCGGAAGGCTACCGCTCCTGTCCTCCGGAACAGCGCTCCCTTTCCGGGTTGATCTTTCTTTTTGCCTTAAGGAACAGACACCCGGACTGGCACCACCACCAGGTCCTTTTTTCCAAAAACTACCAACACGAATTTGCACAGCTCTTCGACGAGCATGTCTTTCCCGATGACCCGACGATCTACGTGAACATGCCCAGCATTACCGACCGAAGCCTAACCCCCGGCGACGGAGAGGTGATGTTTGTGATGGCCAATGCTCCGGCAAACGACCGGCTCAAATGGGATGCATCGGCAACCGAGGCCGCAAAGCAACGCGTCTTGAAACGCCTGAAATCATCCGGGTTCCCGGAGTTCGAACACGAGATCGTGGCCTCGGATGCTTGGACTCCGGAACGGCTCCAATGCACCTACGACATGCCCGGGGGAGCAATCTACGGGCGGAATTCGCACGGAAAAAAGAATGCCTTTGTTCGCCCCTTCAACAAAGACCTTCGCTACCAAGGCCTTTACTATGTTGGTGGCAGCACCCATCCGGGCGGGGGAACCCCGACCGTTTTGATGTCTGCCCGCATCACCGCCAACCTCATAAAAAAGCATGAACAATAA